A DNA window from Burkholderia sp. HI2500 contains the following coding sequences:
- the ldcA gene encoding muramoyltetrapeptide carboxypeptidase — protein MSFQPAASYTIRLLAPSGYPHDPDAINRALERLSTAQHRIENIEATQRRFQRFGGTDGERAGDLNRLADPERPLPDIALAVRGGYGAARILHGLDYRGLERRLRDQPVALVGHSDFTALQLALYAKARIKTFGGPMLSADFGAETPSDFTMQHFWQTLTQPSTTIIAEAPQVQSVNVTGTLWGGNLAILTSLVGTPYMPDIEGGILFIEDVNEQPFRIERMIYQLHLSGLLARQQALVLGQFTGARPFEYDNGYDMQAMIDQVRAVIGIPVVTGLQFGHVPDLLTLPFGAQAQLVANAHGFRLTLSDYPHLG, from the coding sequence ATGTCCTTCCAGCCCGCCGCGTCCTACACCATCCGCCTGCTTGCGCCGTCCGGCTATCCGCACGATCCGGACGCGATCAATCGCGCGCTCGAGCGCCTCAGCACCGCGCAGCACCGCATCGAGAACATCGAAGCGACGCAGCGGCGCTTCCAGCGGTTCGGCGGTACCGACGGCGAACGGGCAGGCGACCTGAACCGTCTTGCCGATCCCGAGCGGCCGCTGCCGGACATCGCGCTCGCGGTGCGCGGCGGCTATGGCGCCGCGCGCATCCTGCACGGGCTCGACTATCGCGGGCTCGAGCGCCGGCTGCGTGACCAGCCGGTCGCGCTCGTCGGCCACAGCGACTTCACGGCGCTCCAGCTCGCGCTGTACGCGAAGGCGCGCATCAAGACGTTCGGCGGCCCGATGCTGTCCGCCGATTTCGGCGCGGAAACGCCGAGCGACTTCACGATGCAGCACTTCTGGCAGACACTGACGCAGCCGAGCACGACGATCATCGCCGAAGCGCCGCAGGTGCAGAGCGTGAACGTGACGGGCACGCTGTGGGGCGGCAACCTCGCGATCCTCACGTCGCTCGTCGGCACGCCGTACATGCCCGACATCGAAGGCGGCATCCTGTTCATCGAGGACGTCAACGAGCAGCCGTTCCGGATCGAACGGATGATCTATCAACTGCATCTGTCGGGGCTGCTCGCGCGCCAGCAGGCGCTCGTGCTCGGCCAGTTCACCGGTGCGCGGCCGTTCGAGTACGACAACGGCTACGACATGCAGGCGATGATCGACCAGGTGCGCGCGGTGATCGGGATTCCGGTCGTGACGGGGCTTCAGTTCGGCCACGTGCCCGACCTGCTGACGTTGCCGTTCGGCGCACAGGCGCAACTGGTCGCGAATGCGCACGGTTTCCGGCTCACTTTGTCGGACTATCCGCACCTCGGTTGA
- the tadA gene encoding tRNA adenosine(34) deaminase TadA: MTSDALHDAARSAAAPAAEPAADSPVPEAAPVSARDLHYMRLAQAAAEEARAAGEVPVGAVLVRGDEVIARGFNHPIGGHDPSAHAEMAALRMAAQHLQNYRMPGCELYVTLEPCLMCAGAIMHARIARVVYGAADPKTGACGSVIDAFANPQLNHHTEVTGGVLADECGAALKSFFADRRRALREARLARDADSGAS; encoded by the coding sequence GTGACGTCCGACGCGCTGCACGACGCAGCCCGGTCGGCAGCCGCCCCGGCGGCCGAACCCGCCGCCGATTCCCCCGTTCCCGAAGCCGCGCCCGTATCGGCACGCGACCTGCATTACATGCGTCTTGCGCAGGCTGCCGCCGAAGAGGCGCGCGCGGCCGGCGAAGTGCCGGTTGGCGCGGTGCTCGTGCGTGGCGACGAAGTGATCGCACGCGGCTTCAACCATCCGATCGGCGGGCACGACCCGTCGGCCCATGCGGAAATGGCCGCGCTGCGCATGGCCGCGCAGCATCTGCAGAATTACCGGATGCCCGGCTGCGAGTTGTACGTCACGCTCGAGCCGTGCCTGATGTGCGCGGGCGCGATCATGCATGCGCGCATCGCACGGGTCGTCTACGGTGCCGCCGATCCGAAGACGGGCGCGTGCGGCAGCGTGATCGACGCATTCGCGAATCCGCAACTGAACCACCATACCGAAGTGACCGGCGGCGTGCTCGCCGACGAGTGCGGCGCCGCGCTGAAGTCGTTCTTTGCCGACCGCCGTCGCGCGCTGCGCGAAGCACGGCTCGCCCGCGACGCCGACTCCGGCGCGTCATAG
- a CDS encoding DnaJ family domain-containing protein — protein sequence MRLLDALVEQRIAAAAARGEFDDLPGTGAPQALDDDLLVPEEVRVANRILKNAGFVPPAVEQLRALRNLHDEVQAVSDRAARCRLQAKILALDMALESLRGGPMVMPRDYCRRIAERLCERGLDEASAEAGPM from the coding sequence ATGAGATTGCTTGATGCCCTGGTCGAACAACGTATTGCCGCCGCCGCCGCGCGGGGCGAGTTCGACGATTTGCCGGGTACCGGCGCGCCACAGGCGCTGGATGACGACCTGCTCGTGCCCGAGGAGGTGCGGGTGGCCAACCGTATCCTGAAGAATGCGGGCTTCGTGCCGCCGGCCGTCGAGCAATTGCGCGCGCTGCGCAACCTGCATGACGAAGTGCAGGCGGTCAGCGACCGCGCCGCGCGCTGCCGGCTGCAGGCGAAGATCCTCGCACTCGACATGGCGCTCGAATCGCTGCGCGGCGGCCCGATGGTGATGCCGCGCGACTACTGCCGGCGCATCGCCGAGCGCCTGTGCGAGCGCGGGCTCGACGAAGCGTCCGCCGAAGCGGGGCCGATGTGA
- a CDS encoding MFS transporter, which produces MPDSRYRWVIVAAGGLMGCIAIGAMFSLPVFLRAIARDTGWSMTGISGAMTLGFIAMAFASMAWGSLSDRIGTRPVVITGAVLLSASLALASRAPSLLAFQLTFGLAVGGATAAIFAPMMACVTGWFDTHRSLAVSLVSAGMGMAPMTMAPLAAWLVSVRDWRTSMLLMATLAAVVMIPVSLLVRRAPALDGAQAAPAVPAPAGGPAAMSVADALRSPQFIVLLLTNFFCCATHSGPIFHTVSYAVTCGIPLIVAVSIYSVEGLAGMGGRIAFGILGDRIGAKRMLVAGLLAQALGALGYYFVRTLDGFYAVAVVFGFIYAGVMPLYSVLARENFPLRMMGTVIGGCAMAGSLGMAAGPVAGGLIVDTLGSYGWLYLGSFAIGLGAFLIAMMFRPFANARPEAAAA; this is translated from the coding sequence ATGCCGGATTCCCGATACCGCTGGGTCATCGTCGCCGCGGGCGGCCTGATGGGCTGCATCGCGATCGGCGCGATGTTTTCGCTGCCGGTGTTCCTGCGCGCGATCGCGCGCGACACGGGCTGGTCGATGACCGGCATTTCCGGCGCGATGACGCTCGGCTTCATCGCGATGGCCTTCGCGAGCATGGCATGGGGCAGCCTGTCGGACCGCATCGGCACGCGCCCGGTCGTCATCACGGGCGCCGTCCTGTTGTCGGCAAGCCTGGCGCTGGCGAGCCGCGCGCCGTCGCTGCTCGCGTTCCAGCTCACGTTCGGCCTCGCCGTCGGCGGCGCGACGGCTGCGATATTCGCGCCGATGATGGCGTGCGTAACCGGCTGGTTCGACACGCACCGCAGCCTCGCGGTGTCGCTCGTGTCGGCCGGCATGGGGATGGCGCCGATGACGATGGCCCCGCTGGCCGCGTGGCTCGTGTCGGTGCGCGACTGGCGCACGTCGATGCTGCTGATGGCGACGCTGGCGGCCGTCGTGATGATTCCGGTGTCGCTGCTGGTGCGCCGGGCGCCCGCGCTCGACGGCGCGCAGGCGGCTCCAGCGGTGCCGGCGCCCGCCGGCGGGCCTGCGGCGATGTCGGTCGCGGACGCGCTGCGTTCGCCGCAGTTCATCGTGCTGCTGCTGACCAACTTCTTCTGCTGCGCGACACATTCGGGCCCGATCTTCCATACGGTCAGCTACGCGGTGACGTGCGGGATCCCGCTGATCGTCGCGGTGTCGATCTACAGCGTCGAAGGGCTCGCCGGCATGGGCGGCCGGATCGCGTTCGGGATCCTGGGCGACCGTATCGGCGCGAAGCGCATGCTGGTAGCCGGGCTGCTTGCGCAGGCGCTGGGTGCGCTCGGGTACTACTTCGTGCGCACGCTCGACGGGTTCTACGCGGTCGCGGTCGTGTTCGGCTTCATCTACGCGGGCGTGATGCCGCTGTATTCGGTGCTGGCGCGCGAGAACTTCCCGCTGCGGATGATGGGCACCGTGATCGGCGGCTGCGCGATGGCCGGCAGTCTGGGGATGGCAGCGGGGCCCGTCGCCGGCGGCTTGATCGTCGATACGCTCGGCAGCTACGGCTGGCTGTATCTCGGCTCGTTTGCGATCGGTCTCGGCGCATTCCTGATCGCGATGATGTTCCGCCCCTTCGCGAATGCGCGGCCGGAAGCGGCGGCTGCCTGA
- a CDS encoding GntR family transcriptional regulator, whose amino-acid sequence MTSPNVVPLSAAPLYVQIKDTLRARILDGTYAPHSRMPSEHELCAMFDVSRITVRQALGDLQKEGLLFKLHGKGTFVSKPKAFQNVTSLQGFAEAMSSMGYEIVNQVRSFRTIKADRHLATKLNVPEGAPLVEIHRVRLLNREPVSLEQTWVPEALGKRLAGADLATRDIFLVLENDCGIPLGHADVSIDAILADDEIVDALHVEESSPVLRIERLTHDASGAPIDFEYLYFRGDAFQYRLRIDRQKPRQPARKQR is encoded by the coding sequence ATGACCTCCCCCAACGTCGTGCCGCTGTCGGCGGCCCCGCTCTACGTGCAGATCAAGGACACGCTGCGCGCACGCATTCTCGACGGCACCTATGCGCCGCACAGCCGGATGCCTTCCGAGCACGAACTCTGCGCGATGTTCGACGTCAGCCGCATCACGGTGCGCCAGGCGCTCGGCGATCTGCAAAAGGAAGGACTGCTGTTCAAGCTGCACGGCAAGGGCACCTTCGTGTCGAAGCCGAAGGCATTCCAGAACGTGACGTCGCTGCAGGGCTTCGCCGAGGCGATGTCGTCGATGGGCTACGAGATCGTCAACCAGGTGCGCAGCTTCCGCACCATCAAGGCCGACCGCCATCTCGCGACGAAGCTGAACGTGCCCGAGGGCGCGCCGCTCGTCGAGATCCATCGCGTGCGGCTGCTCAATCGCGAGCCCGTGTCGCTCGAACAGACCTGGGTGCCCGAAGCACTCGGCAAGCGCCTCGCGGGCGCCGATCTCGCGACCCGCGACATTTTCCTGGTCCTGGAAAACGACTGCGGCATCCCGCTCGGCCATGCCGACGTATCGATCGACGCGATCCTCGCCGACGACGAGATCGTCGATGCGCTGCACGTCGAGGAAAGCAGCCCCGTGCTGCGCATCGAGCGCCTCACGCATGACGCGTCGGGCGCACCGATCGACTTCGAATACCTCTACTTCCGCGGCGACGCCTTCCAGTACCGGCTGCGCATCGACCGGCAGAAACCGCGCCAACCTGCAAGGAAACAGCGATGA
- a CDS encoding fumarate reductase/succinate dehydrogenase flavoprotein subunit yields MTTHVLEYDIVVVGGGTAGPMAAIKAKERDPSLRVLLLEKANVKRSGAISMGMDGLNNAVIPGHATPEQYTREITIANDGIVDQEAVYAYATHSFETIEQLDRWGVKFEKDGTGDYAVKKVHHMGSYVLPMPEGHDIKKVLYRQLKRARIAITNRIVATRVLTDAQGRASGVLGFDCRTAEFHVIRAKAVILCCGAAGRLGLPASGYLMGTYENPTNAGDGYAMAYHAGAALANLECFQINPLIKDYNGPACAYVTGPLGGFTANGKGERFIECDYWSGQMMWEFYQELQSGNGPVFLKLDHLAEETIQTIEQILHTNERPSRGRFHAGRGTDYRSQMVEMHISEIGFCSGHSASGVYVNARAETTVPGLYTAGDMAAVPHNYMLGAFTYGWFAGQNAADYVAGREHAPVDDEQVAAERTRVLAPLLRERGLAPAQVEYKLRRMVNDYLQPPKVTRKMEIGLQRFDEIAEDIEEIKANHPHELMRAAEVRAIRDCAEMAARASLFRTESRWGLYHHRVDYPHRNDAEWFCHTWLRKDAAGAMHSEKRPVEPYVVPLADDERGAYTNLRIREPAALAAAL; encoded by the coding sequence ATGACTACCCATGTGCTCGAATACGACATCGTCGTGGTCGGCGGCGGCACGGCCGGCCCGATGGCGGCGATCAAGGCGAAGGAGCGCGACCCGTCCCTGCGCGTGCTGTTGCTCGAAAAGGCCAACGTGAAGCGCAGCGGCGCGATCTCGATGGGAATGGACGGCCTGAACAACGCGGTGATCCCCGGGCATGCGACGCCCGAGCAGTACACGCGCGAGATCACGATCGCCAACGACGGCATCGTCGACCAGGAAGCCGTGTATGCGTATGCGACGCACAGCTTCGAAACGATCGAGCAGCTCGACCGCTGGGGCGTGAAGTTCGAGAAGGACGGCACCGGCGACTACGCGGTGAAGAAGGTCCATCACATGGGCTCGTACGTGCTGCCGATGCCGGAAGGACATGACATCAAGAAGGTGCTGTACCGGCAACTGAAGCGCGCGCGCATTGCGATCACGAACCGGATCGTCGCAACGCGCGTGCTGACCGACGCGCAGGGCCGCGCGAGCGGCGTACTCGGCTTCGACTGCCGCACCGCCGAGTTCCACGTGATCCGCGCGAAGGCCGTGATTCTCTGCTGCGGCGCGGCCGGTCGCCTCGGCCTGCCGGCCTCGGGCTACCTGATGGGCACCTACGAGAATCCGACCAACGCGGGCGACGGCTACGCGATGGCGTATCACGCCGGTGCCGCGCTCGCGAATCTCGAATGCTTCCAGATCAATCCGCTGATCAAGGACTACAACGGCCCCGCGTGCGCGTACGTCACCGGCCCGCTCGGCGGCTTCACCGCGAACGGCAAGGGCGAACGCTTCATCGAATGCGATTACTGGAGCGGCCAGATGATGTGGGAGTTCTACCAGGAACTGCAAAGCGGCAACGGCCCCGTGTTCCTGAAGCTCGACCATCTCGCGGAAGAAACGATCCAGACCATCGAGCAGATCCTGCACACGAACGAGCGGCCGAGCCGCGGCCGCTTTCATGCCGGGCGCGGCACCGATTACCGCAGCCAGATGGTCGAGATGCACATCTCCGAGATCGGTTTCTGCAGCGGGCACAGCGCATCCGGCGTGTACGTGAACGCCCGCGCGGAGACGACCGTGCCCGGGCTCTACACGGCCGGCGACATGGCGGCCGTCCCGCACAACTACATGCTCGGCGCATTCACGTACGGCTGGTTTGCCGGGCAGAACGCAGCCGACTACGTGGCCGGCCGCGAGCATGCGCCGGTGGACGACGAACAGGTCGCCGCCGAACGCACCCGTGTGCTTGCGCCGCTGCTGCGCGAGCGCGGCCTGGCGCCGGCGCAGGTCGAATACAAGCTGCGCCGCATGGTGAACGACTATCTGCAACCGCCGAAGGTGACACGCAAGATGGAAATCGGGCTGCAACGCTTTGATGAAATTGCTGAGGATATCGAAGAGATAAAAGCGAACCATCCGCACGAACTGATGCGCGCCGCCGAGGTGCGCGCGATCCGCGACTGCGCGGAAATGGCCGCGCGCGCGTCGCTGTTCCGCACCGAGAGCCGCTGGGGGTTGTACCACCACCGCGTCGACTATCCGCATCGCAACGACGCCGAATGGTTCTGCCACACCTGGCTGCGCAAGGACGCCGCGGGCGCGATGCACAGCGAGAAGCGTCCGGTCGAACCATACGTCGTGCCGCTTGCCGACGACGAGCGCGGCGCCTACACGAATCTGCGCATCCGCGAGCCGGCCGCGCTCGCGGCCGCTCTTTGA
- a CDS encoding 4Fe-4S dicluster domain-containing protein, translating to MPHTPHDIFQRSSAPVTIDENLCIADKGCTVCVDVCPLDLLAIDVTKGKAYMQFDECWYCMPCERDCPTGAVKVDIPYLLR from the coding sequence ATGCCCCATACCCCGCACGACATCTTCCAGCGCAGCAGCGCACCCGTGACGATCGACGAGAACCTCTGCATCGCCGACAAGGGCTGCACCGTCTGCGTCGACGTATGCCCGCTCGACCTGCTCGCGATCGACGTGACCAAGGGCAAGGCCTATATGCAGTTCGACGAATGCTGGTACTGCATGCCGTGCGAACGCGACTGCCCGACCGGCGCGGTCAAGGTCGACATCCCTTACCTGCTGCGCTGA
- a CDS encoding HEAT repeat domain-containing protein, translating into MTTPSFAPVLPRADAPDEAALVARLAAPDAAVRRVALFELADLEDPGFVPVFIAALSDDPSADVRGEAARVLGAWEQPDVVDALCGALLDPDADVRDAAAQSLSELKDATSGAVLCRWADRPEPFVRRAVLRGLRELRDPGAFAPALHALDAEHTEVRAEAVAVLGWLKDPRALPPLARTATTDAAADVRRIAVGALGFATPDDATVIHALFAALRDREWQVREEAATTLGKLRIATAREPLVAALDDDYWQVRLRAARALGQLRDAAAAPAVVALLSHAISNLRKEAALALGELRDRATLPALTHALEDHDPEVRKAVRIAIRQIDEASR; encoded by the coding sequence ATGACCACCCCCTCCTTCGCTCCCGTATTGCCGCGCGCAGACGCCCCCGACGAAGCCGCACTCGTCGCCCGCCTCGCCGCGCCCGATGCCGCCGTGCGTCGCGTCGCACTGTTCGAACTCGCCGACCTCGAGGACCCCGGGTTCGTGCCCGTGTTCATCGCCGCGCTGAGCGACGATCCGTCGGCCGACGTGCGCGGCGAAGCCGCCCGCGTGCTCGGCGCGTGGGAGCAGCCCGACGTCGTCGACGCGCTGTGCGGCGCATTGCTCGATCCGGACGCCGACGTGCGCGACGCCGCCGCGCAGAGCCTGTCCGAACTGAAGGACGCTACATCCGGCGCCGTACTGTGCCGATGGGCCGACCGGCCCGAGCCGTTCGTGCGCCGTGCCGTGCTGCGCGGATTGCGCGAGTTGCGTGACCCCGGCGCGTTCGCGCCCGCGCTGCACGCGCTCGATGCCGAACACACCGAGGTGCGCGCCGAAGCCGTGGCGGTGCTCGGCTGGCTCAAGGATCCGCGTGCGCTGCCGCCGCTCGCGCGCACCGCGACAACCGATGCCGCAGCGGACGTGCGACGTATTGCCGTTGGCGCGCTCGGGTTCGCGACGCCCGACGATGCGACGGTCATCCACGCCCTGTTTGCCGCGTTGCGCGACCGCGAATGGCAGGTGCGCGAGGAAGCGGCCACGACGCTCGGCAAGCTGCGCATTGCGACCGCGCGCGAACCGCTCGTCGCCGCGCTCGACGACGACTACTGGCAGGTGCGCCTGCGTGCCGCGCGTGCGCTCGGGCAACTGCGCGATGCGGCCGCGGCACCGGCCGTCGTCGCCCTGCTCTCGCACGCGATCAGCAACCTGCGCAAGGAAGCCGCGCTTGCGCTCGGTGAATTGCGGGACCGCGCGACGTTGCCCGCACTGACCCACGCACTGGAGGATCACGATCCGGAAGTCCGCAAGGCCGTGCGGATCGCGATCCGGCAGATCGACGAGGCGTCGCGATGA
- a CDS encoding gamma-butyrobetaine hydroxylase-like domain-containing protein encodes MISPTEIVLDHPARTLTLRWPDGHTQRVSYARLRGDCPCAECRRIRIDGGRVDARPDLTLDSLETAGYGIRVVFGDGHARGIYPWPYLAGMTARP; translated from the coding sequence ATGATCTCCCCAACCGAAATCGTGCTCGATCATCCGGCGCGCACGTTGACACTCCGCTGGCCGGACGGTCACACGCAACGCGTCAGCTACGCACGGTTGCGCGGCGATTGCCCGTGTGCGGAATGCCGAAGGATCCGGATCGACGGCGGTCGTGTCGATGCGCGGCCCGACCTGACGCTGGACAGCCTGGAAACGGCCGGCTACGGCATCCGCGTGGTGTTCGGCGACGGTCATGCGCGCGGCATCTATCCGTGGCCGTATCTGGCGGGCATGACCGCGCGGCCGTGA
- a CDS encoding NAD(P)-dependent oxidoreductase, protein MQTAVGFIGLGVMGTPMALNLARAGTPLVVWSRSHGSDDALRDAGARVAEHVDDVFATCRTVILMLANDAAIDGVLARGTPGFGARVGGHTIVNMGTNAPEYSRALADDIAAASGRYVEAPVSGSRKPAEAGQLVVMLAGAPDDVDAVRALVKPLCRDSFVCGDVPSALTMKLAVNLFLITMVTGLTEATHFAQRHGIDLARFADVLNAGPMASDVSRVKLGKLVAADFSVQAAITDVLKNARLVAESARGIGIASPLLDICHALYGETERAGHGTDDMVAVIRAIEQRTDHAQ, encoded by the coding sequence ATGCAAACCGCAGTCGGATTCATCGGCCTCGGCGTGATGGGCACGCCGATGGCGCTCAATCTTGCGCGGGCCGGCACGCCGCTCGTCGTATGGAGCCGGTCGCACGGCAGCGACGATGCGCTGCGCGACGCCGGAGCGCGCGTGGCCGAGCATGTAGACGACGTGTTCGCGACCTGCCGCACCGTGATCCTGATGCTCGCGAACGACGCGGCGATCGACGGTGTCCTCGCGCGCGGCACGCCCGGTTTCGGCGCCCGTGTCGGCGGCCACACCATCGTGAACATGGGCACGAACGCACCCGAATATTCGCGCGCACTGGCCGACGACATCGCCGCCGCGTCGGGCCGTTATGTCGAAGCGCCCGTGTCGGGGTCACGCAAGCCGGCCGAAGCCGGTCAACTCGTCGTGATGCTCGCCGGCGCACCGGACGACGTCGACGCCGTCCGTGCGCTCGTGAAGCCGCTGTGCCGCGACAGCTTCGTGTGCGGCGACGTGCCGTCGGCGCTGACGATGAAGCTCGCCGTGAACCTGTTCCTGATCACGATGGTCACCGGCCTGACCGAAGCCACGCATTTCGCGCAACGCCACGGCATCGATCTCGCCCGCTTCGCCGACGTGCTGAACGCCGGCCCGATGGCGAGCGACGTGTCGCGCGTGAAGCTCGGCAAACTCGTCGCGGCCGATTTCTCGGTGCAGGCCGCGATCACCGACGTGCTGAAGAATGCGCGCCTCGTCGCCGAATCCGCGCGCGGCATCGGCATCGCGTCGCCGCTGCTCGACATCTGCCATGCGCTCTACGGCGAGACCGAGCGAGCGGGACATGGTACGGACGACATGGTCGCCGTGATCCGCGCGATCGAGCAGCGCACCGACCACGCGCAATGA
- a CDS encoding NUDIX hydrolase, translating to MSDSPRSPTSVPASVRPVPAVIGIVLRERDVLLVRRANPPDAGCWGFPGGKIEAGESIANAVVREIAEETTVDVEALDAFTALDAFDYDAGGDVRQHFVMVAVLCRWLRGTPAAGDDALDARWFDLAELDRDDLPMSAGVRDVARRAIERAAALGHVQRPANT from the coding sequence ATGTCCGACTCACCCCGCTCCCCGACCAGCGTCCCCGCTTCCGTCCGCCCGGTTCCCGCCGTGATCGGCATCGTCCTGCGGGAGCGCGACGTGCTGCTGGTGCGTCGCGCCAATCCGCCCGATGCGGGCTGTTGGGGCTTTCCCGGCGGCAAGATCGAAGCGGGGGAATCGATAGCGAACGCGGTCGTGCGCGAGATCGCGGAAGAAACCACCGTCGACGTCGAAGCACTCGACGCCTTTACCGCGCTGGATGCGTTCGATTACGATGCCGGCGGCGACGTGCGTCAGCATTTCGTGATGGTCGCGGTGCTGTGCCGATGGTTGCGCGGCACGCCTGCCGCCGGCGACGACGCGCTCGACGCGCGCTGGTTCGATCTCGCCGAACTCGACCGCGATGACTTGCCGATGAGCGCGGGTGTTCGTGATGTCGCGCGACGCGCGATCGAGCGTGCGGCGGCACTTGGTCACGTGCAGCGTCCTGCCAATACTTGA